The Amblyomma americanum isolate KBUSLIRL-KWMA chromosome 2, ASM5285725v1, whole genome shotgun sequence genome contains the following window.
CCAATGTGGACTAAAACTGTTCTGGCATGTAGTACCCAAGCATTTCATGCATAACGAAAGCTTTAGCATCGATTATGTAGACAATATTTTGTTGCTGCTCCAATACTGCTGGGGTTTTTGCAGATGTCCATAATGCATCACTGATCTCGCTTTGTGCCCAGAATATGAAAATATTGCCTAAAAACGTAATGTTCAAAGATTGCATTTGGACATGTCTGCAGTTGAAAGCATCCATCCACCTTAAAGCATGCTTGGATACTAAGACCTGCACCTCAAGGTGATAAAATTTATGGCAAAATACAAGGCTGATTTCAGCCTCTTGCTTGCTAGGTCGCTTTGTGTTCCACATCTGAATTGCAGCGATGTGCAAAGAAAGTTATGTCGAGCAAGCCACTCAACACATTATAATGTGCACATTCAGGAACAGGACTGATCATATTATTTGGCTTTTAATTTTTTGTGCTTTGGTATTTGTTGAACAGAACCTGCTTACATAAAACTTAAGCATTTTTGCATTGACCTCTATACAAATGGCTAATACAAGCAGTTTAATAGAAAGCTATTTAGAAGCGAAGTGGCTGTTGTTTTTCCTATTACATATTTCTTCAGAGAAGTGTTTTAAGGAAGAAGGCACACACTGTCGCATCTGAACCAAATGGATTGAAAACAGGTATTCGATGCACAACATAAGGCTGCGACGGCTCCATATATGCAACCACACAGAAGAGCCATTCTTTGACGACAACCTCTTATCATACTGCATTTATTTGACATTTACACAGTAACGCAAAAATAACTTAAAAGTAGCTTAAAACCGCCTGTTCAGTATCATTTAGTCTTGCTTTTCTGCCTTGGGCATTTTCCTCTTTCTATAGTATGTCCAGAGGCCTTGTAAGGACATCACAACAGGCAGGCTGATTGGCAGGAACAAGGGAATGTAGATAGCAtatctgaaacaaaaaaaaagggaaaagccCATTGTTAGGACACACAAGCACCAAATAAAGCATGCAAATACATACAGTGGCGCTTGTACACTCCATTACTGGGACGTCGTCAGACCAGCAACAGGTCACAGGTCCACAAAAGTGTGCCCTACTGTGCATGTCTTCATGCAAAAATACTACTCTGCGCTTCCTGTCTTTAGTCGCAAGGCTACATTTAATGTTGTAAGCACATTTTGAACGCTGCAGTTAATATGGTGGAACAAGCAGCCCCTGTCTACTTCAGCAGAGCTCACAAACTGACATGGAGAATCAATACCATATGCAATACCATGTAAGGGGTTGTTAGGGGTTCAATAAATGATAATGCCTCTCAGACTTTGCATAACTGCATTATCTGAACATCACACAGCCTGTCATGCAAAGCTTCCATGACATTTGTACACCTATACAACCAAATGATGTCAAGGACAGTTAGTCAATGACATTTTTAATAATTTACTTTGTCTAACACGCAAAACAAGCCACGATTAAGATTCTTCTCTGCCTATGCAAATGGCACCTTCAGTATGTACTTGGAAAGGAAGTACTGAAGATGCCACTAACATTTATGCCTGAGCATTCATGTCTGGTTGCACCACATGCCAGAGCAAAACCTTTCTGAAAAACGTTGCGGGCAAAAAAACATTCGCATTTCGTTCACTTCTGACAGGGACCTCCAACCCGTCCAACAACAAGCAGTTCTAGATGAAGATGAAGCTTACTTTTGATCATCGGGGAAGTAGAGAAGTGCCAGCAGAGAAGGATCGAAGaatgccttttctgaaaaaaaaaagggagggggggggggaggggggcagtttCAGTGAGTCCTATGCACACTGTAAGTGAAGGTGTGGTACTAATTAGAAATAAAATATTACTAGCCTACCAGATGCCAAAAATGCAGCCTCAGCATGTTGGAAAGCACTCTCCAAGTCCCCTCTTTCCAGCAGATCAAAGCTTCGCTTTGCATGCGATACAGATGAATAAATCTAGACAGGCAAAAACGATAGAAAGGAATATCAACGGCAGGTCATGCTAACAACTCTATGTCCACAAATTTAAACTAACGGCCTAGTCTCCCAAGCCTGTCGGTCATTGTCATCTTTCAGATCTTATGATCACCATCTTCTAAGCCTtaagtgatgatgatgaaaactttTACTGAGGaaaaaagaggaagagggaaTTAGGGGAGGGTGGTTGGGTCATCCTATGTCCAAGATTCCATTGGCAAAGCCCACCGCCCATGCTCTTATGACAAGGGCTCGCTGATCCTCGAGGTCGGAGCTGGACAGGGCTGCCTTCCACCCTTCCTACATCGGCTGTTCTATTACATCCACAGAACTATTAGCCTGGCAGGCCTATACCGTACGATATAGGTCTGCGTATGGGCCATAGAATTTACACCCTGATTTAAAGCTTCTGAATTAATTCTTGGTGAAGGTAGCGTGAAAAAACAAGGATGAAAGGAAGAAGCAAGATACCACACGAGCACTATTTAACTAAACCTTTATTTGAAGAACACGGAATATAAATTCACCTCATGAAAAGATTttctaaaaagaaaggaaaagagaattTTTTCACGGGGCAGGTTTATATTCCGTGTTCTGTCAATAAAGATTTAGCTGCGAaatagcgcttgtgttgtgccttGCTTCTTCCTTTTGTCCTCATCTTTCGCGCTACCTTCACCATGAATCCGACCTATTTAACTCGCCCAGCTTTCCACCTTAATCTGAATTTACCTTGTGAAATTTAGCCGGATTATTAGATGACAGAGCTTGCATTTGTCTAAAATGACATTTTTCTGATTGTTCAAACCCTTAGCGGGATTTGGATAGATTTGCCTGGTGAAATGATGTAGGTGTTGCACGATTTCAGCATAGGTTATCAAAGGCTGAAATGAGTCACCGTCTCCAGGCAGGAAGGGTTGCAAGGGAGAAACGCTCGTTTCCCTCTACTCCCTGGTGGCTTGGTACCCAAATCAGCCATTTGTTCGATGCGGAAGAGCAATCATACCATGCATGGAACTTCTCTCATCAAATATACCACATGCTTCATGTTTTCAATGCCAATCATGTGGTCTGGACTAATAAAAAAGGCTGCCCAATCACTTACAAGGTCTCCAATTTCATCCTTGACCACAATGTTGGAGATTTTGCTGAGCAACTCCGAGAGTGAATGTAAAGAAGAGCTGGACATGGACAGGTAGTCTTGAGTCCTTCGTCTTAGAAGGAATGCAAcgtcctgcattgaaacaaacagTAAATTTTGACTCGGCAACAAAGCATGAAAGACAAAACCTGAAAAACCACCTGTACTGAAATGTCACAGCATTAGCAAGGTAAAGAAACAAGCAGCATCAACATGCACAAGTAACAGCAATTTCAAGCCATATTTTATGACTTCTAATTTGGATGCAGCGTAACTTTGTCTCCAAATCTGCATGACTGCCGAATTCATTGATTTTTGTTCTGAAATGACAAAGGGAATGCAACCACATTTTTACAAGTAAGAATGATGTTCAAGAAGAGGGCTTCATCAGGCTCATTGGTTCATCTTGGCGGAAACGATGGAACAGCACTAACAGACAGGACGGGGGTGAATAAGACGGAAGATAATGCTGACTAGCAACCAAATGATTTTTTGCAACAGGGAAAGCAGCACaaacttgaggggacacttaagctgcaccttaagggtatgacgtgatagtaTTAATCGGTCTCTTCAacggcctggggtcctctttgcttAGCACTTCGCAGAAATGGGcattgttctttctttcaccatcacataaTGCCTAACCTACCTTTAAGAGAACAATGCAATGTCAGAGATCCCTCCCATAGAAATACTCCTTCTCTGTCACATAGGTCctgcctacatgcccatatatgtggaattggtcattctctactttatattcatagatcgtGGGGGTCCTTATGctactcctggagcagtggtgcagcagttaagcgatgccaCTGccttggcaggtggctgtttcaaacatagccaccacggtggggcttgtgagacccggcTGCTTTCActgagcaacctcttgcgaccaatcataTACAGGGGAAGGTGGCACAATTCGGACTGTCTGTTCACAATGCTGCCGACGCCGGACTTTCTGCAGAATGGGATCCTTAATGCTATAGTGTTTATAAAGGAAACATGGTGAGCAAACACACAAAGGAACAATCATCTATCAGTTAATTTCTCCGATTGCTGATACATCCTGATTGATGACTGTTCCTTTGTGTTTTAGCTCGCCATGTTTCCTTTATATTGCTGCCTTCCCTACCACATGCAGCAATTAATCATTTGGTTGCCAGTTTCTGTCCCATCTGTAAGTGCTGTTCCGTCGTTTCTCTCAAGAATGATGTCCTCAGTTTACTTCCACTCAAAACGAAATCTAATGTAAGATAACACACTGCTTTCACTGAGGAGCAGGAGCAGGTTGTTAGAGGCAGGAATTAATCAGGCTTGCAATGCTAACGTATGCATGTATATGATTCCTGTAGGAGGCTATAACGCCGGCAGTTCTAGTGCTATGCTATTCTAATGCCATCCTTTTATGCATGAGAGATGACCTGACCTTGGTGAAAAGACCGGCTGCACTGCAATTTGTACTACCAGTGTTCCTTACTAGTCTTCCTCCTGCTAAATGCGCTCtggcacctttcctttttttttcaaccatttTTTGTCTTCTTCACAAACAGAATTATAAAAAGATGACAGTCAATAATCTGGAACTCAGCACACAAAGCTGCCGTTACATATCCGATAAATAACAACTGTTTAGTGCCATAATTAAGCTACCATTTACATGTATGTGAATAAATACCAACCAGAATCCTTGGCTTCCACAATGGCACAGTCAAAGGCTAATGCTAGCTCACAGCAAACTTGCCATACCTCCAGACACGTAAGGCACTGCTACTGCCACACTACTTAGCTAGAAATTAGGTTGTAACTATCACCATCATCAGTAGCAGCAAGtagactacatccactgcaggacaacggCCTCTCCCAATACTCTCCAATACCCTTGTCTTGCACCAGCTATGACCACTCTATACCAGAAAGCTTCTTCCCTGAACTTGTGGTAAATAAGCACAATATTGTGACGAGCGGATAAGGACGGAAATTAGCAGTGTCTGCTTACGAAATGCGAGGGGACTGGCTGGAATACTGCCCGCTCGTAGTTTTTGTCAGATAGGCCAACCAGAAGGCTGAACTGGGCCAAGAACACCTCAAAAACAGAATGCATGTCTATCTCGACAGGCTGGGGCAGGGCGTCGCCCGGTTCAGGAAACTTGGCGACATTGTAAAAGAGGACACCTCCCCACTTGGGCACAAGGAACGAGTTGGTCTCTAGCTGTTCACCTGCAAACAAGAAACGCGGCAAGTGAGGGAGAGATGGAATCAGGCCATACCATGACTGAGAGTTGACTCTGAATGCCATTACTAAGAACAAATGCAATGAGGAGTAAAAGTATGAACTATACTTTAAAATGAGACCGAAGGTCAGTTACAGGCCGTTAGCTGATGTtatagaacaacgaaacaggcagTATGATGCCACCTTTATAGCCACATAACTCGAATAGTTATGTAAGTGGGATGGTCCGATTAGCATTTACGCCACAGCCATGCTGACCACCCAACTGCCGTAGTTTCCACAGCAGCAGTCCTAACTTCAATCGCAGACAGACGGTAGTTACTTTATGCATTTTAAAAATTCTAGCATGCACACATTCTTTGCAAGGCACGCACGTACCTTGTTCATCATATATGTACAGTGGGTGATGATTTTGCGGCACCACAAAGACCACAAAGTTGAGAACAGGACGAATTGATGCTTGAAATCCTTTAAAACAGAAAAACCAGAACACCACGTCAAAATAGAGCCGAAACTGTGAGCATCCATTAATAACATGCACTCAATCCGTAATTACAAAAGAGGAACATAACGGATATGAAGATATGGTGACTCCCGTTAATCTAAACTCGCTTAATACAATTGCCGATTAATTTGAATTGACACGAGAATACTCACCTAGCCCCAGAGTATATGAAATTAAAAGCAATCTTAATGTGCTCTCATTAGAGGAAAGGCATACAATGTCCCATCTTGTGTTTTTTCAGATTTATTATAATCCAACTAAAGACTTGGCAGCATTTATTCCGACTAGCTACACGGCAGCACTTATTATGTCAGCATCGCATATTTTTCCTCTTACTGACCACAGCTTTAAAATTGGACTACCATTCTCATACACTGATTTACTGACTTAgcagtttttcatttctatatttCCCTGCCAAGAAATAAAAGGTTGCAGGGACTACTTACTCTAAAGATTCCTTATAAAACTTCACGATTTTTTAGCAGCTAGCATGTAAAAAAAATAAGaacctgcatttttttctgtcTAGAACGTTATACAACATAATATTTTTTGCAAAGAGTTTATTAGTGGAGATGCGACACTAACCTTTTCTGTAATTTTGGTTACTTCAATTTATATTATGTACACAGAAGAGCAGTGCAGTAATTCTTGCACTTCAAAGTCATATTCGTACTCATTCTTAATGCATATATATTTTTCTGCCTCCCCCCTATATGTAGTGGCTCTTTGTAAACCCTCATGGTAAAAAACTAATATATGGTTTGGTTGCTTTGGTATggaggattaacgtcccaaagcaactataTGAATGGTTCACTAAACATCAAGTGCATTAAAAAGGTTCCTGTTAATTAAAACTCCataatttgaacaaattttcaCCAGCCTCCCCTCCCAGAGTTCGCATTATCCAGAGCCGATTTTAGTACTACTCCAGTATCAAAGCAAGCAtgacttaaaggagtatagacactaAATATTTTCTTGCGCTTtgcttctttcaaatgatgcattagacgtTAGTATACATACAGCATCCTGTAGCATttgcctacgactgctaaataattgatatttgaatttcttcttgatggtCTTTCACAGCTGAATGATGGCTGTAACATgtagttgatgttttggtcacatgagcCATGAAAAAAATGGCTATATATAATTGCTGATACGTTGTTTTTTTGTCATTGCAGGCCGGCTTAAGTATTCTAGTGAATTAAAACCACGTTTCAGTGATTATACTTCAGTATTTTTAGGACGTAAagtgacctaaacaccaactacatgtcacagccattgttcggttgatgaaaccaaaacagcataagagaagaaattcaattataaattatttagtggtcgcagGTGAATACCACGTGGTGAACCATGTATTCCAATTTCTAACTcatcacttgaaagaagaaaagatgcaactaaaattaggtatCTATGGTCCTTTAAGAGGCTACATCAAGCCTTTGCTTTCTTCATGGCAACGTACcaagaaagaaataattttgcTTACCTCTGCTTCCTTCGATAGGGTTTATGATTAGTGATAGTTGATCAGCTGTTGCTATGTATGCACCCTTTTTAGGATCCAAGCGTCGAGTCAGCTTCAGTGGGGTAAAGAACAGCACCTGTTTCCAGTAATACAGATAGATTAAGTAGCTACTGTGAAAACAATCACAACACAAGTGCTTGTCAAGTCCTGGGCCAACATTTTTTCCTGCCCGATTAAGCATATGAAAAGTAAATACAACATGCTGCATTGTTGTAACCGCATTTATGCCTGTCCTAGCAGAAATTAAAAGCAACGATGCATTTATATGCAAACGCATAAGTGATACTTGCCCACATGCACACATAACACCTCCCAAATTCTGCTAAATAATGTGTGAGTGAAGTTATGTGCAAAATCctc
Protein-coding sequences here:
- the PIG-S gene encoding phosphatidylinositol glycan anchor biosynthesis class S gives rise to the protein MSSSSTASGDLLKNIERKGLTHVCASVSFIIIFILVGLPVWWKTTTVYRVTLPYDEIEALSSKTATHLINVEVVLADKKVPTEKELLRHLEETSRQDGRDTAQVNFVYAWALRKAHENETALTTKRISDVDEVLHKTGHFSSRNWLYVVVHPEESSDAVATAGLHQIVYVKANNDAAVLCKNIMDAIRQFAVRENTLKRLHISQKVSERAKLDKERMRPLSAATEFDVTFTLVVPEPQTLDVTWRIQDAVEVYMKPFLDKISMVAKVHVKSQVLFFTPLKLTRRLDPKKGAYIATADQLSLIINPIEGSRGFQASIRPVLNFVVFVVPQNHHPLYIYDEQGEQLETNSFLVPKWGGVLFYNVAKFPEPGDALPQPVEIDMHSVFEVFLAQFSLLVGLSDKNYERAVFQPVPSHFDVAFLLRRRTQDYLSMSSSSLHSLSELLSKISNIVVKDEIGDLIYSSVSHAKRSFDLLERGDLESAFQHAEAAFLASEKAFFDPSLLALLYFPDDQKYAIYIPLFLPISLPVVMSLQGLWTYYRKRKMPKAEKQD